From the genome of Nocardia sp. NBC_01503, one region includes:
- a CDS encoding HAD family hydrolase — MERDVVRPRLIALDVDGTILSGGQISARVRAAVRAAATQAHVVITTGRTVLATRPVLDELGLIQGQALCSNGAVCVDVSNSDLIDLHTFDPEPVVRVLRAVFPDMVLSVEKAGVGTWSTAPASESARLGEFRVVGIEELGSEMTPRLNGFWPSGTLDMMVELLSVHVLPGADWVHGEDGPWIVASPQGVSKGWALERLRQRLDIPIEATAAIGDGFNDLGMLSWAGYSVAMDNAVAPVRALADEITSDVTDDGAALVLERWFGH, encoded by the coding sequence ATGGAACGCGATGTGGTGAGGCCACGGCTGATTGCGCTCGATGTGGATGGGACCATTCTCAGTGGAGGGCAGATCAGTGCGCGGGTGCGCGCCGCGGTACGGGCAGCGGCCACGCAGGCACATGTGGTGATCACTACGGGGCGGACGGTGTTGGCCACCCGGCCGGTACTCGATGAGCTCGGGCTGATCCAAGGTCAGGCGTTGTGCTCGAACGGGGCTGTGTGCGTGGATGTTTCGAACAGTGATCTGATAGATCTACACACCTTCGATCCGGAACCGGTCGTGAGAGTTCTACGTGCCGTGTTTCCGGATATGGTGCTCTCGGTCGAGAAGGCGGGTGTCGGCACCTGGTCCACCGCGCCGGCGTCGGAGAGTGCGCGGTTGGGGGAGTTCCGGGTTGTCGGCATCGAGGAACTCGGTAGCGAAATGACACCGCGGCTCAACGGATTCTGGCCCAGCGGCACTCTCGACATGATGGTCGAACTGCTGAGTGTGCACGTGCTTCCTGGAGCCGACTGGGTGCACGGCGAGGACGGCCCCTGGATCGTCGCCTCCCCGCAGGGTGTCTCCAAAGGGTGGGCCTTGGAGCGACTGCGACAGCGACTCGATATCCCGATCGAAGCCACTGCGGCGATCGGTGATGGCTTCAATGATCTCGGAATGTTGTCCTGGGCAGGGTATTCGGTCGCGATGGACAATGCTGTCGCCCCTGTCCGTGCTCTCGCGGATGAGATCACCTCCGATGTCACCGACGATGGTGCCGCCCTCGTCCTGGAGCGCTGGTTCGGTCATTGA
- a CDS encoding patatin-like phospholipase family protein gives METLESEEQSVVQRALVIGGGGVAGIAWATGVIAGMADAGVDVTDADLIVGTSAGANVAAQLSSGLPLAELFRRQVDSALQSHELKPQGTPIEEVWERVVAIHAEAEGDPMGARRKLGALALEVRTVPESARRAVIESRLPIHEWPQRRLLVTAVDALTGELRIFDRDSGVPLVDAVTASSAVPLVWPPHTIDGVRYTDGGVRSSANADLAAGCERVLVLAPLPDDALEKEVAGLAAAGARVAVISPDDASLEAFGTDPLDAATRVPAANAGRAQGKSEAARVAELWG, from the coding sequence TTGGAAACACTCGAGTCGGAGGAGCAGAGCGTGGTGCAGCGGGCGCTGGTTATCGGAGGCGGCGGTGTGGCCGGGATCGCATGGGCCACTGGCGTGATCGCCGGGATGGCCGATGCGGGCGTCGATGTCACGGACGCGGACCTGATCGTGGGGACCTCCGCCGGAGCCAATGTGGCAGCACAGCTCAGCAGTGGGTTGCCGCTGGCGGAACTGTTTCGGCGGCAGGTGGATTCGGCGTTGCAGAGCCATGAGCTGAAACCGCAGGGGACGCCGATCGAGGAGGTCTGGGAGCGGGTTGTCGCGATTCACGCCGAGGCGGAGGGCGATCCGATGGGTGCGCGCCGCAAACTGGGCGCGCTCGCGCTGGAGGTGCGGACCGTGCCCGAGTCGGCGCGGCGCGCGGTGATCGAATCCCGCTTGCCGATCCATGAGTGGCCGCAGCGCCGACTGCTGGTCACGGCGGTCGACGCGCTCACCGGTGAACTGCGAATATTCGACCGCGACTCCGGGGTTCCGCTGGTGGACGCCGTCACGGCCAGTTCGGCGGTCCCGCTGGTATGGCCCCCGCACACCATCGACGGTGTGCGCTACACCGATGGCGGCGTGCGCAGCTCCGCCAATGCCGATCTGGCGGCCGGGTGTGAGCGAGTCCTGGTGCTCGCTCCGCTGCCGGATGACGCACTCGAGAAGGAGGTCGCGGGTCTGGCGGCCGCGGGCGCGCGCGTCGCGGTCATCTCACCCGACGATGCCTCCCTGGAAGCCTTCGGCACCGACCCGCTCGACGCCGCGACGCGGGTGCCCGCGGCGAATGCCGGTCGGGCGCAGGGTAAGTCGGAGGCCGCTCGGGTCGCCGAACTCTGGGGCTAG
- a CDS encoding ATP-binding protein yields MATGFVGRSVELGLLRTRVERVAVTRRGVAVAIRGRRQVGKSRLVQEFCDAAQVPYLYFTATKGMPVSESLAIFLAELKSSGIAPDPETLPESISGWPDAFRVLATALGDTPTIVVIDELPWLAEQDDVFDGALQTAWDRLLQQRPVLLLLLGSDLHMMERLTAYDRPFYGRADNLVLDPLNPAEVGRALGLDAAESIDAHLITGGLPGILRSWPPGLPPLEFVRRECSDPAAPLFGVPESTLLAEFPVPDQARRVLEAIGSGERTHATIAATAGSRSGALPSGTLSPLLHRLSTDKHVVAVDQPLSIKPGKPALYRVADSNLRLYLATLRSAQDLVRRGRSKAAYELFARHWTSWRGKAVEPLVRDALELSALAGALPWEQVTAVGGWWNRAFNPELDLVGADSSPIANRVIFTGSIKWLGTPFDRHDLAELTRASASVPGFEPQETALVVVSLAPIEQTLTDAVDLVWNAADVLSAWS; encoded by the coding sequence GTGGCGACCGGATTCGTCGGACGCAGCGTCGAGTTGGGGCTACTGCGGACTCGCGTGGAGCGTGTCGCGGTGACCCGTAGAGGCGTCGCCGTTGCCATCAGAGGGCGGCGGCAGGTCGGAAAATCGCGGCTCGTTCAGGAGTTCTGCGATGCGGCACAGGTGCCGTACCTGTACTTCACCGCCACCAAGGGCATGCCGGTATCCGAATCGCTCGCGATCTTTCTGGCCGAATTGAAGAGCTCAGGAATCGCTCCTGATCCCGAGACCCTGCCCGAGAGCATCAGCGGGTGGCCCGACGCGTTCCGCGTGCTGGCGACCGCGCTGGGCGATACACCGACCATCGTCGTGATCGACGAATTGCCGTGGCTGGCGGAACAGGACGACGTCTTCGACGGCGCATTGCAGACAGCGTGGGACAGGTTGCTGCAGCAACGCCCGGTCCTGCTGCTTCTTCTGGGCAGCGACCTCCACATGATGGAAAGGCTCACCGCCTACGATCGTCCGTTCTACGGGCGTGCCGACAACCTCGTCCTCGATCCGCTCAACCCCGCCGAAGTCGGTCGCGCCCTCGGGCTCGACGCGGCCGAGAGCATCGACGCGCACTTGATCACCGGCGGGCTCCCGGGCATCCTGCGCAGCTGGCCGCCCGGCCTGCCGCCACTCGAGTTCGTACGACGCGAATGCAGCGACCCCGCCGCACCGCTGTTCGGAGTGCCCGAGTCCACCCTTCTCGCCGAGTTCCCCGTCCCTGACCAAGCGCGACGCGTCCTCGAAGCGATCGGCAGCGGAGAACGCACCCACGCCACCATCGCCGCGACGGCGGGCAGCCGCAGCGGCGCCTTGCCCTCCGGAACGTTATCGCCCCTCCTGCACCGCCTTTCGACCGACAAGCACGTGGTGGCCGTGGACCAGCCACTGTCGATCAAACCGGGAAAGCCGGCCCTCTACCGGGTCGCCGACAGCAACCTGCGGCTCTACCTCGCTACCCTGCGCTCGGCTCAAGACCTGGTTCGACGAGGACGGAGCAAGGCCGCCTACGAGTTGTTCGCCCGACACTGGACCTCGTGGCGCGGCAAAGCTGTCGAACCCCTTGTGCGAGACGCGCTCGAACTCAGCGCGCTCGCAGGCGCACTGCCATGGGAACAGGTCACCGCCGTCGGCGGCTGGTGGAACCGCGCGTTCAACCCTGAGCTCGACCTCGTCGGCGCCGACAGCTCCCCCATCGCCAATCGAGTGATCTTCACCGGATCCATCAAATGGCTCGGCACCCCGTTCGACCGCCACGACCTGGCCGAACTCACCCGCGCAAGCGCCAGCGTTCCGGGCTTCGAACCGCAAGAAACAGCGTTGGTCGTCGTGTCTCTGGCCCCCATCGAGCAAACCCTCACCGACGCCGTCGACCTGGTTTGGAACGCCGCCGACGTGCTCTCGGCATGGAGTTGA
- a CDS encoding TIGR02452 family protein has translation MRRNSTRFAAVTSFVRGSCLPTHRHLSVLLAAPKYYERHRRTPDPFYRDRVILSPAAPVFRDDTGNLLDNPYTVGFLAARPPGSNVIEQELPSEVYRGAGHPRRTHSRNSGRLPAFGAGRLGLRSLWQQPGRWWPVSSERCWPRVGW, from the coding sequence ATGCGGCGGAACTCAACTCGGTTCGCCGCCGTCACCAGCTTCGTTCGAGGTAGTTGTCTACCTACGCATCGGCATCTTTCGGTTCTGCTGGCCGCGCCGAAATACTACGAGCGCCACCGCCGTACACCGGACCCTTTCTACCGCGACCGCGTGATCCTGTCTCCCGCCGCGCCGGTCTTCCGCGACGACACGGGCAACCTGCTCGACAACCCTTATACGGTCGGCTTTCTCGCTGCCCGTCCCCCCGGGAGCAACGTGATCGAGCAGGAGCTGCCGAGCGAGGTGTATCGCGGTGCTGGCCACCCGCGCCGAACGCATTCTCGAAACAGCGGTCGGCTACCGGCGTTTGGTGCTGGGCGCCTGGGGTTGCGGAGCCTATGGCAACAACCCGGCCGGTGGTGGCCGGTGTCTTCCGAGCGCTGCTGGCCGAGGGTGGGCTGGTAG
- a CDS encoding AAA family ATPase, whose amino-acid sequence MDRGPNPVHSVRPAERAWLDGVVLLDRGDHHRAGAAFQAAVGLDPSVADAWLGVHAADQDRRTEAVRAMVLRLARGITDRFLRDESQLYVALALIAQAIHYEALEVLKPLPSALGDYPHFHAEVAYGRGLAHEGLGETDTALRQFQNAYRYSPDYPGLAERIKVRTTTSTAGLPTSAQGESAQPAPAVSDRDEPTPANVTESRDALLVEAMNQLDSTVGMEPVKRQIHTLSAQLRMALLRRAEGLSTAPALRHFVFAGPPGTGKTTVARIIGKILAGLGLLDNGHVIETQRVDLVGQHLGETAIKTTKVIDSALGGVLFIDEAYALANNGYMRGDAYGAEALQVLLKRAEDDRDRLVIVLAGYSEEMTELLATNPGLASRFTTRVEFPSYDYLELFQIALDILDAQADVLTEESADTLGYCCERAVDDGSIDRLGNARFVRELCAKAAARRDLRIADQLVGTKLPSRTEMTTLTSDDITGAFRELLEAVTPLSTRDPDRAP is encoded by the coding sequence ATGGACAGAGGCCCGAACCCGGTCCATTCCGTCAGGCCCGCGGAACGGGCGTGGCTTGATGGTGTGGTCCTACTGGATCGCGGCGATCACCATCGCGCAGGTGCCGCCTTTCAGGCTGCCGTCGGGCTGGATCCGTCAGTCGCGGATGCCTGGCTGGGGGTGCACGCTGCTGACCAGGATCGACGCACCGAGGCGGTCAGGGCGATGGTGCTCCGCTTGGCGCGCGGCATCACCGACCGATTCCTGCGGGACGAGTCGCAGCTGTACGTTGCCCTCGCGCTGATAGCTCAGGCCATCCACTACGAAGCCTTGGAAGTCCTGAAACCGCTTCCCAGCGCGTTGGGCGACTACCCACACTTCCACGCTGAGGTCGCCTACGGACGCGGGCTCGCCCACGAAGGACTCGGGGAAACCGACACCGCGTTGCGGCAATTCCAGAACGCCTACCGCTACAGCCCCGACTATCCCGGACTGGCCGAACGCATCAAAGTCAGGACCACCACGTCGACGGCCGGTTTGCCGACCTCCGCGCAAGGCGAATCAGCCCAGCCCGCACCAGCAGTGTCTGACAGGGACGAACCGACGCCCGCGAACGTGACCGAATCCCGCGATGCCTTGCTGGTCGAAGCGATGAACCAACTCGACAGCACGGTCGGCATGGAGCCGGTGAAGCGTCAGATCCACACGCTGTCAGCACAGTTGAGGATGGCTCTGCTCCGTCGCGCTGAAGGCTTGTCCACCGCTCCCGCGCTGCGACACTTCGTCTTCGCCGGACCGCCGGGGACCGGCAAGACCACCGTGGCCAGAATCATCGGCAAGATCCTCGCCGGACTCGGTCTGCTCGACAACGGGCACGTCATTGAAACCCAACGCGTCGACCTGGTCGGCCAGCACCTCGGTGAAACCGCGATCAAGACAACGAAGGTCATCGACTCCGCGCTCGGCGGGGTGCTGTTCATCGACGAGGCATACGCCTTGGCCAACAACGGCTACATGCGCGGCGACGCCTACGGCGCCGAGGCGCTGCAGGTCCTGCTCAAACGCGCCGAGGACGACCGGGACCGCCTCGTCATCGTCCTCGCGGGCTACTCCGAGGAGATGACCGAGCTGCTGGCGACCAACCCCGGTCTGGCATCCCGATTCACCACACGCGTCGAGTTCCCCTCCTACGACTATCTCGAGTTGTTCCAGATCGCCCTCGATATTCTTGATGCTCAAGCCGACGTACTCACCGAGGAGTCTGCCGATACCCTCGGCTATTGCTGTGAGCGCGCGGTCGACGACGGATCGATCGACCGACTCGGCAACGCTCGCTTCGTCCGCGAACTGTGCGCCAAAGCTGCCGCGCGACGTGACCTGCGTATTGCCGACCAGTTGGTCGGCACGAAGCTACCGTCCCGAACAGAAATGACCACGCTCACCTCGGACGACATCACGGGAGCCTTCCGCGAACTACTTGAAGCGGTCACGCCGCTGTCAACACGAGACCCGGACCGCGCTCCGTAA
- a CDS encoding DUF6880 family protein, which produces MIDGLRRDRRTHPYHGRQEYAGRVNEVVVECHELIGIEPAAVPALLQRAVERVTATLMHMDDSTGIVGDGLRGLMAVHAHACVAASPDAKRLAAWLVKLRLDGPGWPDFELRDYAETLGDRGRNEIGRLLADRAAAAQPDPHGWDGFGIRVLREQLAEISGDIDEYVAVLAESLNSAHQYLRIVDALIAADRHTDAERWATRGLEQRGIPEDVVKLRDAYVDLLLRRGATGEAMDLRRNVFDQHPIRRNYADLRRTAVALGQWDGLRDTMIGRLYDAAAQQAGYADDLIAVLLDEGDTDQAWQVGRDYADSLHASRWQQLIELRQPDHPADVITPLRRLIEQRLTDDRDKYRYDRAIKMLRQLRGAHRAAGCSDDFATYAADLRERHKRKTSLLAKLDRAGL; this is translated from the coding sequence ATGATCGACGGACTCCGTCGGGACCGGCGCACCCACCCGTACCACGGACGACAGGAATACGCCGGCCGCGTCAACGAAGTCGTGGTGGAATGTCACGAACTGATCGGCATCGAACCCGCCGCGGTACCGGCGCTGCTGCAGCGGGCGGTCGAACGGGTGACGGCGACGTTGATGCACATGGACGACTCGACCGGGATCGTCGGAGACGGTCTGCGCGGGCTCATGGCCGTGCACGCGCACGCGTGCGTAGCCGCGTCACCGGATGCGAAGCGGCTGGCCGCATGGCTGGTGAAGTTGCGCCTGGACGGTCCGGGCTGGCCGGATTTCGAACTGCGCGACTACGCCGAAACACTTGGTGATCGAGGCCGCAACGAAATCGGTCGCCTGCTCGCCGATCGTGCCGCCGCCGCGCAGCCGGACCCGCACGGTTGGGACGGGTTCGGGATCCGCGTTCTGCGGGAGCAACTCGCCGAGATCTCCGGCGACATCGACGAATATGTCGCTGTGCTCGCCGAGTCCCTGAACTCGGCACATCAGTATCTGAGGATCGTCGACGCGCTTATCGCGGCGGACCGTCATACCGACGCCGAACGGTGGGCCACACGCGGTTTGGAACAGCGGGGTATACCGGAGGATGTCGTCAAGCTGCGAGATGCGTACGTGGATCTGCTGCTACGCCGCGGAGCGACCGGTGAGGCGATGGACCTGCGACGAAACGTGTTCGACCAGCACCCGATCCGCCGAAACTACGCCGATCTGCGCCGTACAGCCGTAGCGCTGGGCCAGTGGGATGGGTTGCGGGACACAATGATCGGACGTCTCTACGACGCCGCGGCGCAACAGGCAGGCTACGCCGACGACCTGATCGCCGTGCTTCTCGACGAAGGCGACACCGATCAAGCGTGGCAAGTCGGCCGCGACTACGCCGATAGCCTGCACGCATCCCGCTGGCAGCAGCTGATCGAACTGCGCCAGCCCGACCACCCGGCCGACGTGATCACTCCCCTGCGACGGCTGATCGAACAACGACTCACCGACGACCGCGACAAGTACCGCTACGACCGCGCCATCAAAATGCTGCGGCAACTCCGCGGCGCGCACCGCGCCGCCGGATGTTCCGACGACTTCGCCACCTATGCCGCTGATCTGCGGGAACGCCACAAGCGCAAGACCTCCCTGCTCGCGAAACTTGATCGCGCCGGGCTGTGA
- the dnaG gene encoding DNA primase, protein MAGRLPDRDIAAIRERARIEDVVGEYVALKRAGADSMKGLCPFHDEKSPSFHVRPNHGHFHCFGCGEGGDVFAFLQKIEHIGFVEAVEQVADKLNYKINYEGGGTSVQRDRGTRSRLVAANAAAHEFYMTKLGEPEAEMARKYLTDRNFDAGAAHQFGCGYAPGGWDTLTKHLLRKGFEFKELEAAGLSKQGQRGPMDRFNRRLLWPIRNLGGDVIGFGARRLFDDDTMTAKYINTPETVLYKKSQVLFGLDLAKREIAKGHQAVVVEGYTDVMAMHLSGVKTAVASCGTAFGEEHLAMLRRLLMDDNFWRGEIIYTFDGDAAGQAAALKAFSGDQKLAGQTYIAVAPDGLDPCELRQRSGDGSVRDLVARRVPLYEFVIRGLLAEHNLDTPEGQVDALRRGVPVVAQIKDNALRKAYATKLAGWVGWDDIQMVVRRVGDEARKNARGPAAGTARRGIPEREAAQPVTEQVASRPSPRDPVLAPQRQALAAALQYPAFAGPVFDSLEPEAFTHPAYVATRAAIVEAGGTAAGLGGAEWVAAVADNTDDLTMRALVSELAAEQLPVKSEADIPRLITGVLARVQEAWVGRQIAELKSKLQRISSTEQSEAYFALFGDLVALEQYRKSLLTQAMGNSEDFGGR, encoded by the coding sequence GTGGCAGGCCGACTTCCAGACCGCGATATCGCGGCGATTCGTGAACGCGCTCGGATCGAGGATGTGGTCGGCGAGTACGTGGCGCTCAAGCGTGCCGGTGCCGACTCCATGAAGGGGCTCTGCCCCTTCCATGACGAGAAATCGCCGTCGTTCCATGTGCGTCCGAATCATGGGCATTTCCACTGCTTCGGCTGCGGTGAGGGCGGTGACGTCTTCGCCTTCCTGCAGAAGATCGAGCACATCGGCTTCGTCGAGGCCGTCGAGCAGGTGGCGGACAAACTCAACTACAAGATCAATTACGAGGGTGGCGGGACCTCGGTGCAGCGTGATCGCGGCACCCGCTCCCGGCTGGTCGCCGCCAATGCCGCGGCGCACGAGTTCTATATGACCAAGCTGGGGGAGCCCGAGGCCGAGATGGCCCGCAAGTACCTCACCGACCGCAATTTCGATGCCGGTGCGGCGCATCAGTTCGGCTGCGGTTATGCCCCCGGCGGCTGGGATACGCTCACGAAACACCTGCTGCGCAAGGGTTTCGAATTCAAGGAGCTGGAGGCGGCGGGGCTGTCCAAGCAGGGGCAGCGCGGTCCGATGGATCGGTTCAACCGCCGGCTGCTGTGGCCCATCCGCAATCTCGGCGGCGATGTGATCGGCTTCGGCGCGCGTCGGCTCTTCGATGACGACACCATGACGGCCAAGTACATCAATACGCCGGAGACGGTGCTGTACAAGAAGTCCCAGGTGCTGTTCGGGCTGGATCTGGCCAAGCGGGAGATCGCCAAGGGGCATCAGGCGGTGGTGGTCGAGGGCTACACCGATGTGATGGCCATGCACCTGTCCGGCGTGAAAACCGCTGTGGCGTCCTGTGGTACGGCCTTCGGTGAGGAACATCTCGCCATGCTGCGCAGGCTGTTGATGGACGACAATTTCTGGCGCGGGGAGATCATCTACACCTTCGACGGTGACGCGGCCGGGCAGGCGGCGGCGCTCAAGGCGTTCAGTGGTGATCAGAAGCTGGCCGGGCAGACCTACATCGCCGTGGCTCCGGACGGCTTGGATCCGTGTGAACTGCGGCAGCGCAGTGGCGACGGCTCCGTCCGGGATCTGGTGGCGCGCCGAGTTCCGCTGTACGAGTTCGTGATTCGCGGTCTGCTGGCCGAGCACAATCTCGATACGCCCGAGGGGCAGGTGGACGCGCTGCGGCGCGGTGTGCCGGTGGTCGCGCAGATCAAGGACAACGCGCTGCGCAAGGCGTACGCCACCAAGCTCGCCGGTTGGGTGGGCTGGGACGACATTCAGATGGTGGTGCGCCGGGTCGGTGACGAGGCGCGCAAGAACGCCCGCGGTCCCGCCGCCGGTACCGCTCGTCGGGGAATCCCTGAACGTGAAGCGGCGCAACCGGTTACCGAACAGGTCGCCTCGCGGCCGAGTCCGCGTGATCCGGTGCTGGCCCCGCAGCGCCAGGCCCTGGCCGCCGCCCTGCAGTACCCGGCCTTCGCGGGTCCGGTCTTCGATTCGCTTGAGCCGGAGGCTTTTACGCATCCGGCCTATGTGGCCACCCGCGCCGCGATCGTCGAAGCGGGCGGTACCGCAGCGGGTTTGGGTGGTGCGGAATGGGTCGCGGCGGTCGCCGACAACACCGATGATCTCACCATGCGCGCTTTGGTGTCCGAATTGGCCGCTGAGCAACTTCCGGTGAAATCCGAGGCCGATATCCCCCGTCTGATCACCGGCGTGCTGGCGCGCGTTCAGGAGGCGTGGGTCGGCCGGCAGATCGCGGAGTTGAAATCCAAACTCCAGCGCATCTCCTCCACCGAACAGTCCGAGGCGTACTTCGCGCTCTTCGGTGATCTGGTGGCCCTGGAGCAGTACCGCAAGAGCCTGCTCACCCAGGCCATGGGCAACTCCGAGGATTTCGGCGGCCGTTAA
- a CDS encoding DUF4190 domain-containing protein — MQRDHDSEPTDWGWEPPLVPEPAPTVDSPETPSEQPETNRLAVVSLILGLLGICFFAVPLAMIALAQISNRGQEGKVYARAAMAASGCYLLVGVLAMVFFNPGRSTEEKAATPAALTRTLSVGDCVESVRESDLIASIPTVPCDQPHAAEVITQFPMTGPWPGRDESARRADSRCTEELTPALITSPMVTELRSFIYFPANEIQWRNNPVANCLVMRTDGKDLTLKIPR, encoded by the coding sequence GTGCAGCGCGATCACGACTCAGAGCCCACCGACTGGGGATGGGAACCACCGTTGGTACCCGAGCCCGCGCCGACGGTTGATAGCCCGGAGACACCCTCGGAGCAGCCGGAAACCAATCGCCTCGCGGTCGTTTCGCTGATCCTCGGCCTGCTCGGAATCTGCTTCTTCGCAGTGCCTTTGGCGATGATCGCCTTGGCTCAGATCAGCAACCGCGGGCAGGAAGGCAAAGTCTACGCGCGGGCCGCGATGGCGGCCTCCGGTTGTTACCTGCTGGTCGGCGTACTTGCGATGGTGTTCTTCAATCCCGGCCGGTCCACTGAGGAGAAAGCGGCGACCCCGGCCGCACTCACCCGAACCCTGTCGGTTGGCGACTGCGTCGAAAGTGTGCGGGAGTCGGACCTCATCGCTTCGATACCGACCGTCCCGTGCGATCAGCCGCATGCGGCGGAGGTGATCACGCAGTTCCCGATGACGGGTCCGTGGCCCGGTCGGGACGAATCGGCTCGCCGGGCCGATTCCCGTTGCACCGAGGAGCTGACCCCGGCGTTGATCACCAGCCCGATGGTGACCGAACTGCGCAGCTTCATCTATTTTCCGGCGAATGAGATCCAGTGGCGAAACAACCCGGTGGCCAACTGTTTGGTTATGCGCACGGATGGCAAGGATCTCACCCTGAAGATCCCCCGATAA
- a CDS encoding DUF397 domain-containing protein — protein sequence MSAHFFKSTYSGSNGTCVEIAHRSASVLIRDSKYKGPADSEPVIVVPEGHWSDFLRLALNRTSGRVGDLLTLTMRADDGVTLYDGAGISLAYNVDEWDAFAKGVADGQFDR from the coding sequence GTGAGCGCGCACTTCTTCAAGTCCACCTACAGCGGATCGAACGGGACCTGTGTCGAAATCGCCCATCGAAGTGCGTCAGTGCTCATTCGTGACAGTAAATACAAGGGACCCGCCGACAGTGAGCCCGTGATCGTGGTACCGGAGGGGCACTGGTCCGACTTCCTCAGGCTCGCGCTGAACCGGACCTCCGGTCGGGTGGGGGATCTGTTGACCCTGACGATGCGCGCCGATGACGGCGTCACGCTGTACGACGGCGCAGGCATCTCGCTCGCGTACAACGTCGACGAATGGGATGCCTTCGCCAAAGGTGTCGCCGACGGACAGTTCGATCGGTAG
- a CDS encoding ESX secretion-associated protein EspG — protein sequence MTRSWRFSEAGFSVLWKDLTGDRLPAPFLYTSTAATQREYRIEQEEARDRVRDSADHVVNEIVGVVSSPDLYLTVRGGSQADPASLIRMRAARKGGRGYLVTQLPGESIYHRGGYTVVECDPLRLADAIVAALPAVEPGTGGDIVLASAGDGYEYVESRSSVVVADDSVDARAAWFSRMPLAASGQVQIVQGSSVFGPRGIRQYTVGWRDLDGDGRYVITDRPATALASDSDRFVSVLNSQIAQVIRAIKEEREQAC from the coding sequence GTGACACGGTCCTGGCGGTTCAGCGAGGCCGGGTTCTCGGTGCTGTGGAAGGACCTGACCGGTGATCGGCTTCCGGCACCGTTCCTCTACACCTCCACAGCGGCGACCCAGCGGGAGTACCGCATCGAGCAGGAGGAGGCGCGAGACCGTGTGCGTGACAGTGCCGACCACGTGGTGAACGAAATCGTGGGCGTCGTGTCCTCGCCGGATCTGTACCTGACGGTACGCGGTGGCAGTCAAGCCGATCCGGCATCGCTGATCCGCATGCGGGCGGCACGCAAAGGCGGCCGCGGATACCTCGTCACTCAGTTGCCGGGTGAATCGATCTATCACCGTGGCGGGTACACGGTGGTCGAATGCGACCCGCTTCGGCTCGCGGACGCGATTGTGGCCGCGTTGCCTGCCGTGGAGCCGGGCACCGGCGGCGATATCGTGCTCGCCTCGGCCGGCGACGGGTACGAATACGTCGAGTCCCGCAGTTCCGTTGTCGTTGCCGATGATTCGGTGGACGCCAGAGCGGCTTGGTTCTCCCGGATGCCATTGGCGGCGTCCGGGCAAGTCCAGATCGTGCAAGGCAGTTCGGTTTTCGGGCCTCGTGGTATTCGCCAGTACACGGTGGGTTGGCGGGATCTCGATGGTGATGGCCGCTACGTCATCACCGATCGCCCCGCCACCGCCTTGGCTTCCGACAGTGACCGGTTTGTCTCGGTGCTGAATTCGCAGATCGCCCAGGTGATCCGGGCGATCAAGGAAGAACGTGAGCAAGCGTGTTGA
- a CDS encoding DoxX family protein codes for MHLLTGKSDTGSKQTVLAAVVLALFRALVGVSFAIHGYSTLFGKPVPPRGPLPAIGAWPGWWAGAIELAAGTAVALGLGTRVAALLCSGSMAYAFLTVHLDHGILPIKNGGEPAVLFCWSFFLIAVLGPGPYSLDALLSRYGVLRRHPAPLRT; via the coding sequence ATGCACCTGCTGACCGGCAAATCCGATACCGGATCCAAACAGACCGTTCTGGCCGCCGTCGTCCTGGCATTGTTCCGCGCCCTGGTCGGCGTCTCCTTCGCCATCCACGGCTACTCCACACTCTTCGGCAAACCCGTGCCGCCGCGGGGCCCGCTACCGGCCATCGGCGCCTGGCCGGGGTGGTGGGCGGGAGCCATCGAACTGGCGGCCGGGACCGCGGTCGCCCTGGGTTTGGGCACCCGGGTCGCCGCCCTGCTGTGCTCGGGGTCGATGGCGTACGCCTTCCTCACCGTGCACCTCGACCACGGCATCCTGCCCATCAAGAACGGGGGTGAGCCGGCGGTGCTGTTCTGCTGGTCCTTCTTCCTCATCGCCGTCCTCGGCCCCGGACCGTACTCGCTCGACGCGCTCCTGAGCCGCTACGGCGTGCTACGACGGCACCCCGCGCCGCTGCGTACCTAG